One Mesorhizobium sp. J428 DNA segment encodes these proteins:
- the ureG gene encoding urease accessory protein UreG: MNANGPLRVGIGGPVGSGKTTLTEKLCKALRDRYSIAVVTNDIYTKEDAMMLARLQALPEERIMGVETGGCPHTAIREDASINLQAIAEMNRKFPDLDIVFIESGGDNLAATFSPDLADITLYVISVCQGEEIPRKGGPGITRSDFLVINKSDLAPYVNVNLDVMERDAGKQRGKRPFGFTDLSRGKGLDEVIAFIEEHGGLEAREVRGAA, encoded by the coding sequence ATGAACGCCAACGGACCCCTTCGCGTCGGCATCGGCGGGCCGGTCGGCTCGGGCAAGACGACGCTGACCGAGAAGCTCTGCAAGGCGCTGCGCGACCGCTACTCCATCGCGGTGGTCACCAACGACATCTACACCAAGGAGGATGCCATGATGCTGGCGCGCCTGCAGGCGTTGCCGGAGGAGCGCATCATGGGGGTGGAGACCGGCGGCTGCCCGCACACGGCGATCCGTGAGGACGCCTCGATCAACCTGCAGGCGATCGCCGAGATGAACCGCAAGTTCCCCGACCTCGACATCGTCTTCATCGAATCCGGCGGCGACAACCTCGCCGCGACCTTCTCGCCCGACCTCGCCGACATCACGCTCTACGTCATCTCGGTCTGCCAGGGCGAGGAGATCCCGAGGAAGGGCGGGCCGGGCATCACCCGCTCCGACTTCCTCGTCATCAACAAGTCCGACCTCGCGCCCTATGTGAACGTCAATCTCGACGTGATGGAGCGCGACGCGGGCAAGCAGCGCGGCAAGCGCCCGTTCGGCTTCACCGACCTGTCGCGCGGCAAGGGCCTGGACGAGGTGATCGCCTTCATCGAGGAGCATGGCGGCCTCGAAGCCCGCGAGGTGCGCGGCGCGGCGTAA
- a CDS encoding zinc metalloprotease HtpX — MNDPLRLDRVQQLRSGARNTIHTWLLGTGSLLLLAATAFALAGGLGLVFAAGFAFLTSIAARRVSPKVVLQMYKARPVSRASFPGGFDIVERLAARAGLEHAPALYVVPSKMMNAFAVGSRQDSAIAITDALARNLTVREFTGVLAHEISHIANEDLKVMAFADMVSRFTSLWSTFGIFALFFNLFGVAGGGEAMVPWPAVALLVLAPTLGGLLQLALSRTREFDADLHAAILTGDPDGLASALRRLEKAQGMYWESLMLPGSRTPVPSVLRTHPATEERVARLMALKRGGPVDLGPDGPVMPPPQRRPSIVPHIRPRHPDLAAFMPLQAMEMPMPHDEPACAAGLADADGNPRIRPMRGGIYF; from the coding sequence ATGAACGACCCCCTGCGTCTCGACCGTGTCCAGCAGCTGCGCTCCGGCGCGCGCAATACGATTCATACCTGGCTTTTGGGCACAGGCAGCCTGCTGCTGCTGGCGGCGACGGCCTTTGCGCTCGCGGGCGGGCTCGGGCTCGTCTTCGCGGCAGGCTTCGCCTTCCTCACCAGCATCGCGGCGCGGCGCGTCAGCCCGAAGGTGGTGCTACAGATGTACAAGGCGCGGCCGGTTTCGCGGGCGAGCTTTCCTGGCGGCTTCGACATTGTGGAGCGACTGGCCGCGCGGGCGGGTCTGGAGCATGCGCCCGCGCTTTACGTCGTGCCGTCGAAGATGATGAACGCGTTTGCCGTCGGCAGCCGTCAAGATTCGGCGATCGCGATCACCGATGCGCTGGCGCGCAACCTCACGGTGCGCGAGTTCACCGGCGTGCTGGCGCACGAGATCAGCCACATCGCCAATGAGGACCTGAAGGTGATGGCCTTCGCCGATATGGTGTCGCGCTTCACCTCGCTGTGGTCGACCTTCGGCATCTTCGCGCTGTTCTTCAACCTGTTTGGCGTCGCGGGCGGTGGCGAGGCGATGGTGCCGTGGCCGGCGGTCGCGCTGCTGGTGCTGGCGCCGACGCTCGGCGGCCTGCTGCAGCTTGCCCTGTCGCGCACCCGCGAATTCGACGCCGACCTGCATGCCGCGATCCTGACCGGCGACCCGGACGGGCTCGCCTCGGCGCTGCGCCGGCTGGAGAAGGCGCAAGGCATGTACTGGGAGAGCCTGATGCTGCCCGGCAGCCGCACGCCGGTGCCCTCCGTGCTGCGCACCCATCCGGCGACGGAGGAGCGCGTCGCGCGGCTGATGGCTCTGAAGCGCGGCGGGCCGGTCGATCTCGGCCCGGACGGCCCTGTCATGCCGCCGCCGCAGCGCCGCCCGAGCATCGTGCCGCACATCCGGCCGCGCCACCCCGACCTCGCCGCCTTCATGCCGCTGCAGGCGATGGAGATGCCCATGCCGCATGACGAACCGGCCTGCGCGGCGGGACTGGCGGACGCGGACGGCAATCCGCGCATCCGGCCGATGCGCGGCGGGATCTATTTCTGA
- a CDS encoding DUF3995 domain-containing protein, translating into MTLIALALTVVLTFVAGLHVYWGIGGVWPGTDQPSLARAVAGFRGIDAMPSPTACFAVAACLVLAALWPSALAGLFASPFQLAGLVAGAVMLALVFLARGIAGFTPAWRRLTPEEPFATNDRRFFSPLCLALGAGFLFLAFERALS; encoded by the coding sequence GTGACCCTGATCGCACTTGCCCTGACCGTGGTCCTCACCTTCGTGGCCGGTCTCCACGTCTACTGGGGGATCGGCGGCGTCTGGCCGGGAACCGACCAGCCCTCGCTCGCCCGCGCAGTGGCGGGGTTTCGCGGCATCGACGCGATGCCTTCTCCCACCGCCTGCTTCGCGGTCGCGGCCTGTCTGGTGCTCGCGGCACTCTGGCCGTCGGCCCTTGCCGGCCTGTTCGCCTCGCCGTTCCAGCTCGCCGGCCTCGTCGCCGGCGCCGTGATGCTGGCGCTGGTTTTCCTCGCGCGGGGCATAGCCGGCTTCACGCCGGCCTGGCGCCGACTTACACCGGAAGAGCCGTTTGCCACCAACGACCGGCGCTTCTTCTCGCCGCTTTGCCTCGCGCTCGGCGCGGGCTTCCTTTTTCTCGCTTTCGAAAGGGCATTGTCATGA
- a CDS encoding GFA family protein codes for MARPKTYSGGCLCGAIRFEAAGPAEKPHSCSCSICRRHTGAPTAVWVEFPRESVRWTGPGGAPALYRSSDFSSRAFCATCGSSIGAIDDAPVVALLVGAFDRPGVKEFAPASHSFKGNRPRWWHPDMA; via the coding sequence ATGGCGAGGCCGAAGACCTATTCCGGCGGATGCCTGTGCGGGGCGATCCGCTTCGAGGCGGCTGGCCCGGCGGAAAAGCCTCATTCCTGCTCCTGCTCGATCTGCCGCCGCCACACCGGCGCGCCGACGGCCGTGTGGGTTGAGTTTCCGCGCGAATCCGTCCGCTGGACGGGGCCGGGCGGCGCGCCGGCGCTCTATCGCTCGTCCGATTTTTCCAGCCGCGCCTTCTGCGCGACCTGCGGCAGCTCGATCGGCGCGATCGACGACGCGCCGGTGGTGGCGCTGCTCGTCGGTGCGTTCGACCGGCCGGGCGTGAAGGAATTCGCACCGGCAAGCCATTCCTTCAAAGGCAACCGCCCGCGCTGGTGGCACCCGGATATGGCCTGA
- a CDS encoding urease accessory protein UreF — protein sequence MADLPGQTALLRLMAWLSPAFPIGSFSYSHGLETAAHRELVADATGLRIWLADLIERGSAWNDAVLFAEAHRRMEGILAPSESDAALAELCELAEALAGSRERHMETMLQGAAFLKAAAAWPHPALAALPADCAYPVAVGAVAGAHGVDLHSALAAFLQAFTSNQIQAAIRLGIIGQTDAMATLASLEAAISDAAGRATQSTLDDLGSATMMAEVAAMQHETHYSRLFRT from the coding sequence ATGGCTGACCTTCCCGGCCAGACGGCGCTGCTGCGCCTGATGGCCTGGCTGTCGCCGGCGTTCCCGATCGGCTCGTTCAGCTATAGCCACGGGCTGGAGACGGCCGCCCATCGAGAGCTCGTGGCAGACGCGACGGGCCTGCGCATCTGGCTGGCGGACCTGATCGAGCGCGGATCGGCGTGGAATGACGCGGTGCTGTTTGCCGAGGCGCACCGGCGGATGGAGGGTATCCTCGCGCCATCCGAAAGCGATGCCGCGCTTGCGGAGCTCTGCGAGCTTGCCGAGGCGCTCGCCGGCTCGCGCGAGCGGCATATGGAGACGATGCTGCAGGGCGCGGCGTTCCTGAAGGCGGCGGCAGCCTGGCCGCATCCCGCCCTTGCCGCGCTTCCGGCCGACTGCGCCTATCCGGTCGCCGTGGGCGCGGTCGCCGGCGCGCATGGCGTCGACCTGCACTCGGCGCTCGCGGCCTTCCTCCAGGCCTTCACCTCGAACCAGATCCAGGCCGCGATTCGCCTCGGCATCATCGGCCAGACGGATGCAATGGCGACGCTGGCCTCGCTCGAGGCTGCGATCTCGGATGCGGCCGGCCGTGCGACACAGTCCACGCTTGACGATCTCGGCTCGGCGACGATGATGGCCGAGGTCGCTGCGATGCAGCATGAAACGCACTATTCGAGGCTGTTCAGGACGTGA